One region of Solanum pennellii chromosome 6, SPENNV200 genomic DNA includes:
- the LOC107023340 gene encoding superoxide dismutase [Mn], mitochondrial, with protein MALRTLASRRTLAAGLGFRQQLRGVQTFSLPDLPYDYGALEPAISGDIMQLHHQKHHQTYITNYNKALEQLHDAITKGDAPTVAKLHSALKFNGGGHINHSIFWNNLAPVSEGGGEPPKGSLGWAIDTNFGSLEALVKKMNAEGAALQGSGWVWLGVDKELKRLVVETTANQDPLVSKGANLVPLLGIDVWEHAYYLQYKNVRPDYLKNIWKVINWKYANDVYENECP; from the exons ATGGCTCTTCGGACTTTAGCGAGCAGACGGACCCTAGCGGCAGGGCTAGGGTTCCGCCAACAACTTCGTGGCGTTCAAACCTTTTCGCTCCCCGATCTCCCATACGACTATGGCGCACTGGAGCCGGCAATTAGCGGTGATATAATGCAGCTCCACCACCAGAAGCATCATCAGACTTACATCACTAATTACAATAAGGCCCTTGAACAGCTCCATGATGCCATCACCAAAGGAGATGCTCCTACCGTCGCCAAATTGCATAGTGCCCTCAAATTTAACGGCGGAG GTCATATTAATCACTCAATTTTCTGGAATAACCTTGCCCCTGTCAGC GAAGGTGGTGGTGAGCCTCCAAAGGGTTCTCTTGGCTGGGCTATTGACACTAACTTTGGTTCACTGGAAGCTTTAGTAAAAAAGATGAACGCAGAAGGTGCTGCTTTACAGGGCTCTGGCTGGGTG TGGCTTGGTGTGGACAAAGAGCTTAAGCGCCTGGTGGTTGAAACCACTGCAAATCAG GACCCTTTGGTTTCTAAAGGAGCAAATTTGGTACCTCTTCTGGGTATAGACGTTTGGGAACACGCATACTACTTGCAG TACAAAAATGTAAGACCAGATTACCTGAAGAATATATGGAAAGTTATCAACTGGAAATATGCCAATGATGTTTACGAAAATGAGTGCCCCTGA